In Plasmodium chabaudi chabaudi strain AS genome assembly, chromosome: 10, a single genomic region encodes these proteins:
- a CDS encoding mRNA-capping enzyme subunit alpha, putative: MVTDIYNPGEKIENEFLKEKIRGKINEMLKWKRKGFPGSNPVSLTKHNIKNLFNKDYLICEKTDGVRYFLFIVSNTTFLIDRNYDIFKNDMHIPTIDNLEVKQQLTLLDGELVEDTIYNEKKGVEEKKIVYLIYDGLFIQRKDITNLSYLERLTNVYNYVITPLKMYKNQKKAKKNDQPLNNNDNNDNDNDVGEIESANSKKRKNTTNPDEETKNDFDNSLENLPNQNDENDENEEKNKRENQKELAFSVENKISDEHAELTGDEGSDLESENTEEEPLSIYLKDFYSISQISELLKVMKKLPHTSDGIIFTPLNYPYVTGNFYQLLKWKPLNLNTVDFGIETIYDDNNIPVKFELFIAINGIRASYKCYLAEYGDVYKQLLQMAINNKISHYIIECYYVSKNIYSICKNDDLTEKKVEGGWIAQKIRYDKNIPNDITTLNKVMHSILDNITIDTLIKEVATNPRASS; encoded by the coding sequence ATGGTCACAGACATATACAACCCCGgtgaaaaaatagaaaatgaatttttaaaagaaaagatacgagggaaaataaatgaaatgcTAAAATGGAAAAGGAAAGGATTTCCTGGTAGTAATCCTGTATCATTAACtaaacataatataaaaaatttatttaataaagattatttaatatgtgAAAAAACAGATGGAGttcgatattttttatttatagtatcaaatacaacatttttaattgatagaaattatgatatatttaaaaatgatatgcATATACCTACTATAGACAATTTAGAAGTCAAACAACAGCTGACTTTATTGGATGGTGAATTAGTAGAGgatactatatataatgaaaagaaaggagttgaagaaaaaaaaattgtttatttgatttatgatggattatttatacaaagAAAAGATATCACTAATTTGTCATACCTCGAAAGGTTGActaatgtatataattatgttatAACACCTttgaaaatgtataaaaatcaaaagaaagcaaaaaaaaatgatcaaCCATTGAATAACAACGATAATAACGATAACGACAATGACGTAGGCGAAATTGAAAGTGCTAACTCGAAAAAGCGGAAAAATACTACGAACCCTGATGAAGAAACTAAAAACGATTTCGACAACAGTCTAGAAAACCTACCCAatcaaaatgatgaaaatgatgaaaatgaagaaaaaaataagcgCGAAAACCAAAAGGAACTCGCATTTTCTGtagaaaacaaaataagtGATGAACATGCGGAACTGACGGGTGATGAAGGTAGCGACTTAGAAAGTGAAAATACTGAAGAGGAACCattaagtatatatttaaaagatttttattctatatCACAAATATCAGAACTATTAAAAGTTATGAAAAAACTACCACATACATCAGAtggtattatatttacaccTTTAAATTATCCATATGTAACTggaaatttttatcaattattaaaatggaaacctttaaatttaaatacagTTGATTTTGGTATCGAAACAAtatatgatgataataatataccagttaaatttgaattatttatagcAATCAATGGAATTAGAGCATCCTATAAATGCTATTTAGCTGAATATGGTGatgtatataaacaattattacaaatggctataaataataaaatttctcattatattattgaatgttattatgtttctaaaaatatttattcaatttgtaaaaatgatgatttaactgaaaaaaaagttgaaGGTGGATGGATTGCTCAAAAAATACGATACGATAAAAATATCCCAAATGATATTACGACACTTAATAAAGTTATGCACAGTATTTTAGACAACATAACTATTGATACTTTGATAAAGGAGGTTGCAACAAACCCAAGGGCCTCGTCATAG